The Candidatus Omnitrophota bacterium genome segment ATTCAACATCCTTAACCACCACTATACCGCGCGTCAATATCTCTTCCTCGTAGTATCTGACAGAGAATCCCGCCAGCGCCAGTATAAATAATAACAGTATTGGGTAAAATATAAATGTTGCCCTTCTTTTAAACAGAGGGCTTATTATACCGCCGGCTATCAGGCCTATAACAATGAGATAAAACGCTATCAATATCCTCGCGACCCCATTTAAGGTAAACTCCCGGAATGGTATCTTCGCCAGCCACGCGAATTTATTGGGAGTTGTGGCCTGCAAGCCGGAATCTTCGGTTAGAGATTGCGCATATGAAAGATTTGATTTTAAGTCGCTATCGGCCGGTATAAGCCTTATGGCTTTCTTGTAATAAAGTATCGCGTATCCGGTTTTACCTGTTTTAAAATAGGCGTTGCCCATATTGTAATATAAGGGCCCACTCTCAATCCCCCCATCAGCTATCTTCTGATATTCTTCTATAGCCTTATCATATTCTCTTTTTTCATAAAAAGAATTTCCGTTATAAAAAAGACGGGTTGGATCATTTGAGGCTTCCTGCCCAAATGCCACGCCAAAAGAAGACAGAAGTATCGCAAGCGCAAGTAAATGTTTTATCATAGCTTCACCCGTTCAAAATATCTTATTATCTCTTCAAGCTCTTTCATGTCATCTTTCATTTTGAACTCATCTATATTGGAAAGCGCGAATTTCGCGCGGTCACACATTTCAAATATGCCCCGTATCTTATTTACTATCTGCGTGTCGGCATCCTTCGATTTGAGTATCGGCTCCACCGTATCAAATGTAAGGCCGGCAACCGGCAGATAAAGCTTGCCCCCCAGATAGTTTTGCATAGTTTTAAATAGTGTCTCGTAGAAACCTTTTGCGTCGTTCGATTTAAGGTGGTGCTTTAGCTTAAAAAACTCATACCTCATATTTTTAAACGCTTGAGTGCGATGAGCGTACCGCGTATCCCGTA includes the following:
- a CDS encoding tetratricopeptide repeat protein; translation: MIKHLLALAILLSSFGVAFGQEASNDPTRLFYNGNSFYEKREYDKAIEEYQKIADGGIESGPLYYNMGNAYFKTGKTGYAILYYKKAIRLIPADSDLKSNLSYAQSLTEDSGLQATTPNKFAWLAKIPFREFTLNGVARILIAFYLIVIGLIAGGIISPLFKRRATFIFYPILLLFILALAGFSVRYYEEEILTRGIVVVKDVECKYEPIDKSTTYFTLREGQEVLVLKTRNGWRRIKRIDGKLGWVKSGSVEEE